A section of the Streptomyces sp. NBC_01591 genome encodes:
- a CDS encoding CobW family GTP-binding protein — MKPSSPPRKQQIPVIVLAGFLGSGKTTLLNHLLRNRAGNRIGVIVNDFGSIEIDAMTVSGQVGSTVSLGNGCLCCAVDASELDTFLETLTGPAARLDVIVIEASGLAEPQELVRMILASENPHIVYGGLVEVVDAAEFDATRDRHPEIDRHLAVADLVVLNKTDRVGSEEQTRIRDVIAAAGDPGGGATAVISATYGRIDPEVLFDPALRPGSEEKTRQLTFEDLLREERDGEEGEAGHAHHLHAAYDSVSFTADVPMNPRRLMEFLDSRPQGLYRIKGFVDFGVGDRTNKYVLHAVGRFLRFDPQPWKRDEPRRTQLVLIGSGIAPDALHKELADCRESAAPGPDATQDAAHERSMWGVLRYVQRPDDDA; from the coding sequence TTGAAGCCGTCGTCCCCGCCCCGCAAGCAGCAGATCCCGGTCATCGTCCTTGCGGGGTTCCTGGGGTCGGGCAAGACGACGCTGCTCAACCACCTCCTCCGCAACCGCGCCGGAAACCGGATCGGCGTGATCGTCAACGACTTCGGCTCCATCGAGATCGACGCCATGACGGTCTCGGGCCAGGTCGGCTCCACGGTCTCGCTGGGCAACGGCTGCCTGTGCTGCGCGGTCGACGCGAGCGAACTCGACACCTTCCTGGAGACGCTGACCGGGCCCGCCGCCCGTCTCGACGTGATCGTGATCGAGGCCAGCGGACTGGCCGAACCGCAGGAACTCGTCCGCATGATCCTCGCCAGCGAGAATCCGCACATCGTGTACGGGGGACTGGTCGAGGTCGTCGACGCCGCCGAGTTCGACGCCACCCGGGATCGCCATCCGGAGATCGACCGCCATCTCGCCGTCGCCGACCTCGTCGTGCTGAACAAGACCGACCGGGTCGGGAGCGAGGAACAGACCCGCATCCGGGACGTCATCGCCGCGGCAGGCGACCCCGGCGGCGGCGCGACCGCCGTCATCAGTGCCACATATGGACGCATCGACCCCGAGGTGCTCTTCGACCCGGCACTGCGGCCGGGCAGCGAGGAGAAGACGCGTCAGCTCACCTTCGAGGATCTGCTCCGGGAGGAGCGTGACGGGGAAGAGGGCGAAGCCGGGCACGCGCACCACCTCCACGCCGCGTACGACAGCGTGTCCTTCACCGCGGACGTGCCCATGAACCCCCGCCGTCTGATGGAGTTTCTCGACTCCCGGCCGCAGGGCCTCTACCGGATCAAGGGGTTCGTCGACTTCGGCGTGGGCGACCGGACCAACAAGTACGTGCTGCACGCGGTCGGCAGGTTCCTGCGGTTCGACCCGCAGCCCTGGAAGCGCGACGAACCACGCCGGACCCAGCTGGTGCTGATCGGCTCGGGCATCGCGCCGGACGCCCTGCACAAGGAGCTGGCCGACTGCCGCGAGAGCGCGGCACCGGGCCCGGACGCGACGCAGGACGCCGCACATGAGCGAAGCATGTGGGGCGTCCTGCGGTACGTACAACGGCCCGACGACGACGCGTAG